TCAGATACAAGTTATGGGTGTTAACCATGTGTGTTAAAGACGTCAGCTTcgactaaattaaaaaactttgtgtTTTCGgctattttgttaatattgacAGTAAGTGTACCTTATAATGtttgtaatttcttttaaattttgtttatttattatacataaattaatttatttgaaatatatagtTTAGTCAGCTGACGTCTTTAGCACATTGGGTGATTCACATCCATAACCTGCTTCTAACGACAGCTAAGACAATATTGACGCTTCCCACGCATACGTAATAAAGTCCTAAACTattccaattttatttaaaatgtgttttacattttttgataataaatacaacttttattaaaaaatttccggtttttatttatcgaaataaTCTACTTttcatatgcaaaataattttttttttttttttcagagtcCACTAAAAACTACTTTtcttcttaaaacattatatctAAACAACTttgtagatttttaatttctaatattgaaatctataaaagttacaattatttaaaaatcttttttttctcgacatatgataaacaaaaattttacaaaaactttgataagatttcattgaaaaaattattgcaatacgTTTAAGAAACCTTGATGAAATTGacctataatttttattataacgattaaatgctttatataaaaatggcaGTTACTAAGAATTGTTCTGTATGTGAGCCCGATTTGTCAAAGTTAATCGAAAAAAAGGTGTGTCAACAAAAAGTTCAAAATAAAAGGTATATAACGCTTACTTGTAATATTCCTTTATATCATAAGCGGAATAAtcataagaaaacattttttgttcttcGGGTGGTATTAAGGATGTCAAGAACGATTTACTTATATTGCTGTATTCCCAATTATTAGACGAAAAGTAATATGTAACACAACTGACAACATATAATAGTCGTACCAATCGTATTGCCCTAAATAacatattcattaaaataaaatttgaacataaCGATatgtattcaattatattattgaatctGTATTGAACGTCTTGTCGTATTGTCGTATTAAACGTAGAAGTAATCAACAGATTTTAGTGAAACTTTACAACGATACATCTTAGCGGTCCAGAAAaatactgttaaatttttgaaacgatgCACTTGCTTgtttgagtgaaataattgacaggataaaaaagtttacaatgaTCGAACCAATACAGCACGTAAGTGTGGTAAACGAGCACAAGTGATATAACATGAATttgaaattgttatatttagttAGAAGAATGCTTgttctcaattaaaaaaaaaaattatttcagtaataaaaatagtattttataagcgaacttttattcacatttattataattaattttagaacttatacagcaaaaaaagaaGGCAACAAAATGGTTTTgagtatttctttttacttgaGCCTCTATGCCACTTGTGCCGGGCCTGAGCAGAGAaactcttttaaattaataagttgacCAAAAACATGCCAGTCCTCAAAGGattaaaaacaagaatttaaaagGCGAAGGTACAGGGAAGTCctccttttaaaaaaatttacattaaaagatttacatttttatgtttcgTCGAGttataaacgtttttaaaatttaccaaATCAGACTTTGCATCGCAATACTAGAACCTATACaagatgaataaaaattcttttcttatgcAAATTAAACTCAATCTATCGATTGAACGATATTACTACTTGATCGATTTAGccattattaagatttaataataaaagtcttTTAAAATGGCGTCTTGCATAAGAAACACCTAGCTGTGCGTGACATTGTTTACATTACCGTGCCTCCcatatcataattaaattgacGTGTAATTTAATAGCTTTGATTTTAACAAGCgtctattaaatattctctttttaaattgctaaagttgttattttttgcaagtttttcctattatttttctaaatcagTGATTCAAAAAGACaacaaataattcatttaGCAATAAATCATAACACACAAACAAACATACAATACCGATTCGTATAGTAttcgatattattatatttatcgaaTACTAtacgaattattattttagttttctgTATATCTTAatgaacatttaaataaattaaatttcgttaatttaatcaaatacataaagaaaaaattttcattttccaaattagttaaattagttaaatatttaatttaagactTACATAGGTCGACGTCCAAAGCACGTTAAAATCCGATCTATTAATGTAGCTGGCATAACATGTAATAACattgttaatatatagaataaaataaaattagtggtgcatattgatttattattccaAATAGTCCCGTCCAGAGGTATCTCATCAAGCATACTTAGACACATGTCTATATCATATCGATGTGTTGTACGTCTCTCatttacacaatttaaaacaaataaattagaatcCTTAGTAAACCtattaatagataaaattagaaattaattaatctatagAAACTGCTTGTTActtgaacaaaattttataagatttgtaTAAAAGGAAGACAAATAAGCCTTTAAATTAACCACTTGAAAGAAAATGGActtatgcaattttatatcatcATATATAATTGGCCATGCagacatacacatacacacgcgctcaagcatgcacgcacgcacaatgcgacaatacaaaatattattaaaaaatgtcaatttccTTATTACACAcatgtcaaaatttaaaaataataaatttcttattttaattaattaattcaaaatttattttaaaaaacattgaaacGTACAGtagaagaatatttatttcttatctaGTTTTTAATGGTACCATGCTAATCGATATCGGGAGCCGGAATCGATCAAGCATAGAGTTACACTCTGAGGCAAAATCTTTCTCCCccattaagaaataaatttgcataaggaaaaaatactgagagaaattaaatataacattcaaGTGGAAAAGTGTTCAGTTGCTAGCTGTgaaagaatgataaaaaacACTCTTGGGTAATAACTAATCTCGCAAatagttacatataattaaagaaaaacacaatttttcgGCCAAGCGATTTCTAGCTCTTATCAAGTGTATCtcgtgttaataaattatctcgtgtaaataaataagttacgttaagtatattaaatatctatcaATATCAATTCGCAACAGCAAACGTTAAGTATTGTTTAGGAAAACGTGTTAGAAAACACGTCTGTACTCCGCAAACTTTGTCagtggaaattaaatataagtaaagctctaaaatttggaataataatGTCGGAGTTGTTTGGAAGTCTTTGAGTATAACGGAGTAATTGCGAAGTGATTATCTTTAATCTCGAAATAGGAGAGATGGTGAGAATATGGCactattttcaataaaaaaatgttccaaatgtaataaaataaaaagggcAAGCATTAATCGTATCGAAAAGTTTACAAAGTTGTGAAGCTAtttttctgctgaacgcagccaATAAGTTCCTCTATTCAGATTTAATACTCCTGATCTATCGATGCGCCGTGGCCATTAAATTTGTGACATTAGAAGTGAGAAATGACACGTTGACAACCCACTTTTTGCGTCTGTGCcatttgcaaattaaataaatttgaataaaataactcTTAAGATCACTTTAATATATTCGTTAAAATATGTGCGAATGGTatcctttttttacaatagtcAATACATAACCgtcaaataaatatgatacaaGGTCGAATTTTCCCtgctataaaaaaagaaaaatctttcttttatacttataatagTTACAATTCGCTGTATTTTGAGGAATTTATAAACACGACACAAGTTACAGCAACAGAAGAATACggcaaataattacaatatagcATGCACGAACGCAAAAATGGAGTTGTCAACGTACGTTTCTTACTTTTGGGGATTTATCGGTCtcgaattttcaaaaaatcgattttttgaatttttttgcacggcggaaaaaatataaaaaaactactCGCCGGatgttttgattttttaacatgTGTAGTACATATCTGTAGCTCCAGTGTAGACTAAAATAACGATTGGTTAACAATTTcttgatcaattttttaacatttatttcttacgaaaacaaagttttttttttaaatttccgccatttttgtaattttttggtCCAATTTCTCCATTCTAATCTATACTGAAGCCTTTTTCCCATAGATTAAtaatctttcttatttttttccttttcagaCGATCCATTTAACCAAAATCATTTACACCAGTTATTTTCAGCACTTTTTTtgctaaaacatatttatataataaattgcataaatcaatttaaaaaatatttcttgcaaTTAAATAGTGTAACaatatagttaaaaagtttcaaatagttttctttattctcttaaaaaaaaattattaaaaatttttttcatttctctttCTGAAACAGATAAGTTCCCTTGATGTCACAAATTTATGTATGGTTGCGGTAAGGAGTCAGaaaccttaataaaatattgaataaagtgCATACGATCTTGTTATAAGCATTAATTGATGtagttcttataaaaaaagaaagctttctctaatttaattatacattttaataagttaatactAGAAAACAAATGCATTATTActctaaacaaattttaaactacgcttattttttgtatatcttttgttttagataaatttttcaatatttctttatttaaaaaaattatacttattacaTCATCGTTTTCTTCATAaaagaacaaagaaaattCACTATTTAGTTATCAATCTTACTGTTGTTAGAAAGGATTGAGACATCCGAGAAGTTTGGGCTGACGTTTTACCttgcttttatctttaaagGTAAGCAATTCAGTTTTGTCttctaaagttaaaaataattgtaacataTATACTGAGCATACGTGGTCAATCCAAGTTTCCAGCATACAACGAGCATAGCTTTAACGACAATGTCTACTGGTACAAAGTTGCTATGACAACTTGTATTTAAGTAAACTACTCGTATTACTCCTTTTCCAGCACCAATATAAAGGCTTATTATACCATAATAGTTATCTATCCATCCTGGAAATGGTTCCCTTATTGATGacataactaaaatttaaaacacatgcaaattaaattattatcagattattattaaattttaataattttttaataatagaaaaatggtGGCAATATGATCACccatttacttttttacaaaactttttacataactttgttaataattaatattttaacccATTTAGAACCAAATGTCCACTATTTTTTCTCCACGACCAATGCTCAGATTTTTTAACAGGTCATTACTTGACAcagttatgtaaaaaattaaagacatAGTTGTTTTTAActgttttacaataataaataaaagattgtaaattaagggtcaaaattcaattaatttgaataagatGGATTAGGATTAAAATCTAATTGacttaaattgtaatttatcatctttaattcattatttttgatttttgataattattttaatacaaacttAACACAGAAGTAAttgatctaatttttatttaaattactacAAATACAGcatgttataaatatagcatgttataaatatgctataattgtttttaataactaataattaatgaacacACTGCAAGTCtaagtgttttattttaaaacgcttaaaatgttgaaattctTGTAGTCACCTTTTAAGCGTTTAAAaacgtattaaatttaaagacatATAAAGtgctttttttcaaaacactTACGTGTTTTATTTTGACGTGGATTTAATGCATTTAAAGTGTTTAAACACACACatgtattcttaaaaaaaagctttgattccaaaatatattatacttaaaataaaaattttcataattccgtttatctcatttttctcgatttcttttatagactGACATATTTCAGTCTAACATTATATGTCGATGACCAAAAATCTGACTTCTTCCGCGCTCTCGATGAGCTCCTTTTACTTATACAACAAGTGCATTTTATTCACAAGAAAACATGCCACGTAGCGATTCTATCTATAAGTGTTTTACTTTAACACGGTTTTAGTGTTTTctattctgtatatataatgattaaaaacacaagtaaacgtattatttatataaaacgtattaaatgttgtataaaaaacattatgaCATTTTAATCCGATGTTTAAAATAGTTAtcctgttttatttttatatgtttgatCCGATAAAAcactttaatgttttattttaaaacactttaTAAAACACTTAGATTTGGAGtgcatacaaataaatatttttatacaaaaaaatattttactacaaaaacttaacgccgctaaaccgaataatttactttaacacaaaatcgcttttttccaatttaacttatagactgaaataataataattaaaaattacaattttttgcaattgaaATCGTAATGGCGTTATATACGTATGACATTATACACGCAcgtgagagagggagagagagagagagagagagagagaatgtgcgcacgcacgcacaagagattgagatattaaaaattgctataAACAAAGTgttatatactaaacacacacacacacacacacacacacacacacacacacacgtgcacacacacacattcagatgcacgcacaaaagaaatagaaaaagagctagtaaattattcggtttagcggcgccaagtttttgtagtaaaatatttatttgtattaaaatatttatttgtaatatttgtacaaataagtatttgtaaaagtagatgttctaaTTCGTATGAACATCtattttcatagttggcgcattttctttatatcacccatacagcacagaaagattgcagcaacattgtggcaacatttcaacgcaagattgcaatattgcataaacgttgtaaaatgttgctgcaaggttgctgcaagattgcagcaatggtaaaatgtccgcttttagaaatattgttacgtaatattgtagcaatattgcagtaaaatatgtatgcaatattatttagaaaaagattattcaaaataattcatctgattttaaataactattttgaatttaacaaatacagagtgattagTGAAACTTCAAAAGATAAACTTTGCaagttttgtcttttatcttatataagtacattataagatgagagagacaaaacttacaaaatttatcttttggttGACGTAATCACTctgttgttaaattcaaaatatagttaGAATTGATCGGATGATCGTTTGGTTGATGTCACTataatcactctgtatttgttaaattaaaaaatacagttatttaaaataattttgaataaccttgtactctgttatacacaaatctacataataatagttttacacacaaattaaaactactccagaatgcatgtatctccatagatgaaaaattttaaataatatagaaggatcacttttacattatttttgaaaagttactgtaatatatttattcaaactgtattgaatattaattttatctattttcactattttaataatattttaaaatgttgctgcatcattgctgaagtaatattgtaaaataatgtctttgcaatatctctaaaacattacatcgcaatatgcaatgttgcaacgttgcagcaatgttgctgcaagcttctgtgctgtatgggcattacttttgtagaaaaaatataatttttgttcttttacaagaatacatttttgagaacgttttgtataaaaatgcatttttaaggGGGGTTTTTGCGCGCATATTCTTGGCGTttctttttaccttttttaaaaaaggtaatttttgtGCGGTACgaattatacatgttttatggATATACTTAAACCAAAAGTTTACCAATATTCTCAATAGTACTtgggaaaaaaaagtttatacaaaattagcCATATATGAATTTTGTCAATATCTAATCATATTTTGCCAAATATGgttatcatatataaatatatataattagatataaaatttcaatacttCTCGTGTATACTTAGATACGATGAAATACAAGGATAAATAGGATTTCAGGAAATTTGTGCACGTGTAATATTTAAGGCTATATGGACTAATATTTTCTGTGTAATGCGTATTGCGTAAACAATCAAAGGCGTAATTCTGTTACAGCATTAGGGGGGGTCACagagtttgaaatttaaagaaatggaaaaatgGTAAGGATTAACTAATCAGAACAATTCCATTACGTTGTTTCATTGTTTTGATTGGTTAACACCTACTATTTGCTTTTTCCGTTTTGTTATTTCGTACGCCATGTGACCGTACTCTAACAGGAGCACAACAGAATTAtgtctttaattattagtCATGCGGTATACATTACTCagaaaatattagtttaagtggcttttacttttaaatttcaattgtaatattttatgtaatattccataatttgtaattatccattttccataaaaaaattaatcacatatgtatgtcaaaattaaactacaaattatggaaaactgtacacaaaaacataatataaaagcaAATACTACGCATGCAAAGTTTTGcacgtttttaaaaacaatgtatgAATTTCGTAAAGCATGTATTTTTATACCTTAAttgtatttcaaataattactgTTTATTCTACAATACTATACAATACTGTAGTGTGTGTCATATCCATAAAATTGcacatgtattaaaatattttcttagattttttgaaattatcgaTATtgatcaaaataaagaaaagaggaaaaaagtattataatataatgttttaattacaatattatctgACTACTTCtgactatataaaataaaataaagtatctaatacaattttttataatcagaAATGAACACCATATCTAACCATATATACATAACTAAAGGTTTTATGtatgctttaataaaattgtatatagtaacgtaaataatcgtatataattatatataatatcatacATAACCATACATAATCATACATAGTACAATATAAAACCatgtataactatatataactttatctttttctacaatttcttCACATAGACAAACATGGACTATTTTTTCCCGGGTATTTATAAGTTCTGCAGgaattttagaaatgttatGCTATTTGGGGTTgtaatgattatttaaatttataacaaaattcccagtttacgtttaaaattttaattttgataatcaacactgaataaaatttatgaattcttacaataatattaaataatacaagaaatgtaaaaatattgaacataCCTAACCCACAGTACATTAAAACTATttcatatacattaatttatttctaataattgatAGTAAATCTACATACCCACAGAAGGTCTTACAATTGCGCAAGGCAAGGAGAAAGAATATTCTTGTATTATACTCTCTGCTAggtttttcgaaaaaatatacgtattgGGTGCATAATCCAAAAATCtgcaaaaaattacataaacacacacaaaattaagaattacactgtagaataattgaaaaatttttaaggcaAACCGGCATTTTTTATAGACATTTTGGCGCtaacaaatttgtaaataaaattccattatgttacattttttttaattggattTAAAAATGCAGAAAACTTTTGATACATACGGCggtttttaatacttttgagACTAAATGGctcaaaatgtaataataaagcaATACCACTCAgttgataaatttgtttttagcaataaaaagtttagaTAAGAATTCAATCCATCTCATCTATTTGGTGTTTTGGTTGTAAAATTTGTGTCAGACAGTATTATTGAAGgcaagaatttaaattaaaaaataatttccagAAAACCTACcttagattatataaaatgtctatataaaatttataaaaacgacTTGTGTTTTTAACTTACTTAGCCATGAAAACGTTTAAAGTATGCTCATCTAATGATTCGGCCATATCTATCATTTTCTTCCAATTAACTATAGGTGAGTATACTTTTTCTTCTACGAATGGTTCATTCACATTTGTAAATGCTGTACTAACATACACTAACGCCTTTAAAAGATaagaacattaatttaaagattttatttctttggaatttttagtaaatgaaaaagttgttataaaatagatatttaaatttatattattgattttgaaatgttaTGACATTTTagtactataatttttcttttaagtttattacattttaaatgtttttaagctCGAAAAGTACATATTGCtgatatgaatttttaaagataatttacaataaagatacaaatcattgcataaaattattgaagatATTATGTGACAGaatgtgttattataaaacacaatcgcaattactttttctaacttactacaatatttttcatgttctGAGCTAAAATACAGATGTCTCTCGTTGATCTAGTGTTGTTAAGTATAGCATATTTTAAGCtgtcattaaattttacactCGCTGCTCCATGAATTATTATAGTCACTCTATCAATTAACATTTGCTTATTTTCATCCGATAAACCTAATACCTTCTCGCTAACATTACCAGAAATTGGAATTAGTTTCTTGAAACTCGAAGGTCGCTCTTCACGCAATTTGTCAAATaactgaaataataaaacatcatttttttatagaatagtttttttataataaaagttttttataaaatttgtattaaatgtattaaatgtataaccaaaaaataaaatgtttattgacatttgcaacaatattatatttatgtttattttgatgtttgacatgtatattaattacaaaattttaattttaaaagtaactttctttagtaataatgttacaatagtatctataaaaaattctttttgtctGTTTTGTATATAACACATCAGGATTTCTAAAATCTTACAGAAacgttataaaaagttttcctTCTCTATTTAACTTACTGGtaagtttaacattttcttgaaTCTTTGATTAACATCTAATCCTTTTGCTGGACGTatcaatagaaatatttcacgaACATCTGGACATGATCGCAATACCTTTTCGATAAACACTTTACCCAAAAATCCTGTTGCACCGGTCAAAAATATACTTTGTCCTGCGTAAAAAGCAGGAATCGATTTAGCTGGATCAATTGTCAccttattcattatttttttacaaaaacaatatGAACAATATAAACAAAGGGATGTGAAGTAAGATATAAAGTATTGAAACACTTGAAActgctattatttttatgataaggGTAGATAGAGAGTCGtagatgaaattaaaataaacgttaCTGATTTTAAATAGCTATGACAACTTTCAATTCAAATGGTTGACAAATTTCTTTACTACTGCTTAAGTATGAATTCTATAGTCAATTTGTGTTATATATTCCAGTTTAAGTGTGATGGAATTAATAATGCTTTAATACAGGAAATGACAAAAATCGTGCAATATAACGTCGAAAgtgcaaataatatatgcaataatatgCATTTGCTTCGGTCTACGACATAAATGTTAAAGTCGAAAGTGCAAATAATACGTGCAATAATATGCATTTGCTTCTCTTTACGatataaatgtgtattatagaaatttgtattataatatgtaatatcaagtaacaatttaaattttgctaGTTTGTTTGCATCCTTGAAGAAGGATTTGGAAATGCATAATATAAACTGAATTTCTTCGGAATTGGATATGCTCtacttgtatttttaaaccttcgtatataatatgcaatacaatacatttacataattatttacataactaTAATACTtagaattatttgtattggacactgtttttatcaatatttaattataatattacaatgtaagtctaaaaatgagaaaaatataaaagagaggAGTAAAAAAGATGCTTTGTAATTCaaccaaattaaattttggattttatttatttttaaattgtgtataatatacatttgtacACGAGTAATTAGCCGGaaatgataaagaaaaatgataatcaagttaaattaatcacGCAGTATTCAAAGCAAATGCATTAGTTTTTTAACGATTCGTTGACTTAATTATTTAGAGCTAATGTCTTTCTCGTGCATAGCATATCTTTAATATACTGGGtagtacattttaacatatctaagcaaatttttcgaaaaatttagaaaatatggTAAAATGAGATAACTTTGACCTAGTCAAGAtaactttaattcaaattttgtaaatgtttatttttttatattgccaTTAAGTTGACTGTCccgcttaattaattttgaattgaaaatGTAGATAGCgatatttaaagattacaaaaaattagtaGAGATTAAATcagtttatttgtaattaacgcTTTTATCACACCTAGgcaaatagatattaataaattgtattactaattttaaacTGAAAAAAGGTTTTGTTGCATTAATTGGAAATTTGATAGATTCAACAGTATGTCTGTTCAAAAATAGATGAATCAGTAATCttgtaagaataaatattgtgtaGTAAAATCTATTAGATGTTCTAATTATAGAATCTCAAGTTTAGTTATATTTACCAGAAATTTTGCTTGATTCTATTAAATACTCtatcatgtatatgttattgataatattttttttagtttagtaatatttttagtttagtaatcaatttttatttggataCTTTAAATTAGcagtttttaaactttaatgagcatatttctttatatttacaaggaaacatatttagataaaaataattaatcttaatgaAATTTGACGGATGTGTAGAGAGTTTAACACCAAATTGGACATATGGTTCCTTTTTTGCTCAACTCTGTCACTGTTGGTCTATCAAATCAGCAcacaatactttttaaatgtttttttt
This DNA window, taken from Monomorium pharaonis isolate MP-MQ-018 chromosome 6, ASM1337386v2, whole genome shotgun sequence, encodes the following:
- the LOC118645908 gene encoding fatty acyl-CoA reductase 1-like isoform X2, with protein sequence MNKVTIDPAKSIPAFYAGQSIFLTGATGFLGKVFIEKVLRSCPDVREIFLLIRPAKGLDVNQRFKKMLNLPLFDKLREERPSSFKKLIPISGNVSEKVLGLSDENKQMLIDRVTIIIHGAASVKFNDSLKYAILNNTRSTRDICILAQNMKNIVALVYVSTAFTNVNEPFVEEKVYSPIVNWKKMIDMAESLDEHTLNVFMAKFLDYAPNTYIFSKNLAESIIQEYSFSLPCAIVRPSVVMSSIREPFPGWIDNYYGIISLYIGAGKGVIRVVYLNTSCHSNFVPVDIVVKAMLVVCWKLGLTTFTKDSNLFVLNCVNERRTTHRYDIDMCLSMLDEIPLDGTIWNNKSICTTNFILFYILTMLLHVMPATLIDRILTCFGRRPMAIRLVRLLYVVSCVTYYFSSNNWEYSNISKSFLTSLIPPEEQKMFSYDYSAYDIKEYYNTKWHLFNILKIGNGTERQIYRTGSLHPECQRKVNKVYITKIV
- the LOC118645908 gene encoding fatty acyl-CoA reductase 1-like isoform X1 codes for the protein MNKVTIDPAKSIPAFYAGQSIFLTGATGFLGKVFIEKVLRSCPDVREIFLLIRPAKGLDVNQRFKKMLNLPLFDKLREERPSSFKKLIPISGNVSEKVLGLSDENKQMLIDRVTIIIHGAASVKFNDSLKYAILNNTRSTRDICILAQNMKNIVALVYVSTAFTNVNEPFVEEKVYSPIVNWKKMIDMAESLDEHTLNVFMAKFLDYAPNTYIFSKNLAESIIQEYSFSLPCAIVRPSVVMSSIREPFPGWIDNYYGIISLYIGAGKGVIRVVYLNTSCHSNFVPVDIVVKAMLVVCWKLGLTTFTKDSNLFVLNCVNERRTTHRYDIDMCLSMLDEIPLDGTIWNNKSICTTNFILFYILTMLLHVMPATLIDRILTCFGRRPMAIRLVRLLYVVSCVTYYFSSNNWEYSNISKSFLTSLIPPEEQKMFSYDYSAYDIKEYYKNSIIGGKKFLLYEDLNRLDAARVRQKRVHLFSTVMENIIFFGVLWIIYKWIFL